Proteins encoded within one genomic window of Phototrophicus methaneseepsis:
- a CDS encoding M42 family metallopeptidase, with the protein MPLNFDTDAMTEMLIALLNAPSPTGYHREAIANCEEAFGALGIDDLTMTVTKKGALLLHWPGQSSEVAVGLTAHIDTLGFMVKEIKSSGRLKLTSLGGINWSGAEFENCSVRTHDDQRYRGTIILNNPSTHVNRDAKTTVRDENSIELRLDARTSSRKETQALGINVGDFVFLDPRVEVTETGFIRSRFLDDKASVACIWGAMKAMQAEGLRPAYDTYVLIANYEEVGHGGSAGFPDRLVELVAVDMAAIGDGQASDEFSASICVKDNGGPYHFDMNNKLRRLAEDNDIAYNVDIYVYYSSDGTAFWRAGGDAKVGLIGPGVASSHGYERMHQDALLHSANLIAQYLLDAQLA; encoded by the coding sequence ATGCCCCTCAACTTTGATACAGATGCCATGACCGAGATGCTCATTGCGCTGCTGAATGCGCCCAGCCCAACAGGCTATCACCGAGAAGCGATTGCCAATTGTGAAGAAGCCTTTGGCGCGCTTGGTATCGATGATCTGACGATGACAGTGACGAAAAAAGGGGCGCTGCTGCTACATTGGCCGGGACAATCAAGCGAAGTTGCTGTTGGCCTGACCGCCCATATTGATACGCTTGGCTTTATGGTCAAAGAGATTAAGAGCAGTGGTCGCCTCAAACTGACGTCATTAGGCGGCATCAACTGGTCGGGTGCGGAATTTGAGAATTGTTCTGTGCGCACCCATGATGATCAACGCTATCGCGGGACAATCATCCTGAACAATCCCAGTACACACGTCAACCGGGACGCCAAGACCACCGTCCGCGATGAGAACTCGATTGAACTGCGCCTGGATGCCCGTACCAGCAGCCGTAAAGAGACGCAGGCACTCGGCATCAACGTGGGGGATTTCGTCTTTCTGGATCCGCGCGTAGAAGTGACGGAGACGGGTTTCATCCGGTCGCGCTTTTTGGATGATAAGGCCAGCGTGGCGTGCATCTGGGGCGCGATGAAAGCTATGCAGGCAGAGGGCTTACGTCCGGCGTATGATACCTATGTTTTGATCGCCAATTATGAAGAAGTCGGTCATGGCGGCTCGGCAGGCTTCCCGGATCGCCTCGTTGAACTGGTCGCTGTCGATATGGCGGCTATTGGTGACGGCCAGGCCAGCGATGAATTCAGCGCCTCGATCTGCGTCAAGGATAATGGTGGCCCCTATCACTTTGATATGAACAATAAACTGCGCCGCCTCGCAGAAGATAACGATATTGCCTATAACGTCGATATTTACGTTTACTACAGCTCCGATGGTACCGCTTTCTGGCGCGCGGGTGGGGATGCCAAAGTGGGGCTAATTGGCCCTGGGGTGGCTTCTTCCCATGGCTATGAGCGGATGCATCAGGATGCACTGCTGCATAGCGCCAACCTCATCGCGCAATATCTGCTGGATGCACAACTGGCTTAG
- a CDS encoding S1C family serine protease, whose amino-acid sequence MKRLALIFIALLLVSAACSSGAATFDLTLASTPLSDLPVSHVGDAPELRVVTPVPLEVVDAADAEYLLLANLYERATLSVVNIEAEIEAADGTYTDVSRGSGFVYDNEGHIITNAHVVRNSTEIRVTFNNGYIIDAEVVGADSYSDLAVIRVETEASRLQPLSLADSDRVRVGQRAIAIGNPFGLNSSMSAGIVSGLGRTLDSAALIDTNAVAYFNNPSIIQTDTPINPGNSGGPLLNSQGEVIGVTTAIRSDNGVFQGVGFAVPANTLRRVVPELIDHGSVDYAWLGINVAPESEGLGVAAIAQPLDLPVEEGVLVQAVTENSPAAKAGLRGGTRTVNVRDKELCAGGDIIVAIDDMYVGDMDALLSYMVVNTAPGDVVTLRVIRDGQTFDVPVTLEGRPESATVPQCG is encoded by the coding sequence ATGAAGCGTCTAGCGCTTATTTTTATCGCCTTGTTACTTGTCAGCGCTGCGTGCAGCAGTGGGGCCGCCACGTTTGACCTAACCCTGGCGAGTACACCGCTCAGCGATTTGCCCGTCAGCCATGTGGGCGATGCCCCAGAACTGCGCGTCGTGACGCCTGTTCCGCTGGAAGTCGTTGACGCGGCAGACGCGGAATATCTTTTGCTGGCGAACTTGTACGAGCGCGCGACGCTTTCCGTCGTGAATATTGAAGCGGAGATTGAAGCTGCCGATGGCACTTATACAGACGTCAGCCGTGGCTCTGGCTTTGTATACGATAATGAGGGCCATATCATCACCAACGCCCATGTCGTCCGCAATAGCACGGAAATCCGCGTGACCTTCAACAATGGCTACATCATTGATGCAGAAGTCGTCGGCGCGGATAGTTACAGCGATCTGGCTGTCATTCGTGTCGAGACAGAAGCCAGCCGCCTACAGCCTCTATCCCTGGCGGATAGTGACCGGGTACGGGTGGGGCAGCGTGCGATTGCGATTGGTAATCCTTTTGGCCTGAATAGCTCCATGTCTGCGGGGATTGTCAGCGGCCTGGGCCGGACGCTGGATAGCGCTGCCCTCATTGATACCAATGCGGTGGCCTATTTCAACAATCCGTCCATCATCCAGACGGATACGCCCATCAATCCGGGTAACAGTGGCGGACCCTTGCTCAACAGTCAGGGCGAAGTTATCGGCGTGACGACGGCTATCCGCAGTGACAATGGTGTCTTCCAGGGGGTTGGCTTTGCGGTCCCCGCCAATACCTTGCGCCGCGTTGTGCCGGAACTTATCGACCATGGCAGTGTCGATTATGCATGGTTAGGCATTAATGTCGCCCCGGAAAGCGAAGGTCTTGGCGTCGCAGCCATTGCCCAACCGCTGGATCTACCCGTAGAAGAAGGCGTCCTCGTCCAGGCAGTGACGGAAAACTCCCCGGCGGCAAAAGCTGGCCTGCGTGGTGGTACGCGCACTGTGAACGTGCGAGATAAGGAACTCTGCGCAGGAGGCGATATTATCGTCGCAATTGATGATATGTATGTGGGCGATATGGACGCTTTACTGAGCTATATGGTGGTCAATACGGCTCCTGGGGATGTGGTGACGCTGCGCGTCATCCGCGATGGGCAGACCTTCGACGTGCCTGTGACGCTGGAAGGCCGCCCGGAGAGTGCCACTGTGCCGCAATGTGGCTAG
- a CDS encoding prohibitin family protein: MDVSSVFQILALGGFLAGFAGVALVVAAASQNRPVRGGVVLAVAGILAGIVLLIVSQGLLVVGPTERAVVFNTVTGNLETPRQSGISIVIPGVQVVTIYPVSRQSYTMSGSIQEGDPTRSDAITARSVDGQQVTIDMTVIFRLQDGEGLNQIHRDWSNEPGGYLEGLIRPTIRSIVRDVVAGFEAESIYGIGREQMDAEIEARLTEVFADNGIVVTDSLVNDVSFSDEFINAIEAKQVEEQQLQRARTEAERRRAEAVGLADAEIERARGEAQAILIRAAADAEALRLVSQQIAANPNLIQYTYINELADNVNLALVPSNTPFLFNFDDFTELSDDFVPPEVDQPQLPDEVEVPEVSTESSEAGD; encoded by the coding sequence ATGGATGTAAGTTCTGTCTTTCAGATTTTGGCGCTGGGCGGCTTTTTAGCTGGCTTTGCCGGGGTTGCCCTGGTTGTTGCAGCGGCCTCCCAAAATCGCCCGGTACGCGGTGGCGTCGTACTGGCAGTCGCAGGTATCCTCGCGGGTATTGTCTTGCTGATCGTCAGCCAGGGTTTGCTGGTTGTTGGTCCGACTGAGCGTGCTGTCGTCTTCAATACCGTCACTGGTAACCTGGAAACGCCGCGCCAATCTGGTATTAGTATTGTCATCCCTGGCGTACAGGTCGTGACGATCTACCCGGTCAGCCGCCAGAGCTATACCATGAGTGGTAGTATTCAGGAAGGTGACCCGACCCGCTCGGATGCGATTACGGCCCGTTCTGTTGATGGACAGCAAGTGACAATTGATATGACCGTCATCTTCCGATTACAAGATGGCGAGGGCCTGAACCAGATTCACCGCGACTGGAGCAATGAACCCGGTGGTTACCTGGAAGGCCTCATTCGCCCGACGATCCGCTCGATTGTGCGTGATGTTGTCGCCGGCTTCGAAGCAGAATCAATTTATGGCATTGGCCGTGAACAGATGGATGCTGAAATTGAAGCCCGTCTGACGGAGGTATTTGCTGATAATGGCATCGTGGTGACGGATTCACTCGTTAACGATGTGAGCTTCTCCGATGAGTTCATCAACGCGATTGAAGCCAAGCAGGTTGAAGAACAGCAGCTCCAGCGTGCCCGTACAGAAGCGGAACGCCGCCGTGCGGAAGCCGTTGGTCTGGCAGATGCGGAAATTGAGCGCGCCCGTGGTGAAGCACAGGCTATCCTGATCCGTGCCGCCGCTGATGCAGAAGCTTTGCGCCTCGTCAGCCAGCAGATCGCTGCAAACCCGAACTTGATCCAGTATACGTATATCAACGAACTGGCTGATAATGTGAATCTGGCGCTCGTACCTTCGAACACGCCGTTCCTGTTCAACTTTGATGACTTCACTGAATTGAGTGACGACTTCGTACCGCCGGAAGTTGATCAGCCGCAGCTGCCGGATGAAGTCGAAGTGCCGGAAGTTTCCACAGAATCTTCTGAAGCTGGCGATTAA
- a CDS encoding DnaJ C-terminal domain-containing protein, which yields MPKDYYSILGVSKNADQSEIKRAFRKKAKQYHPDANPDDPQAEDRFKELNEAYEVLSDETKRQQYDQYGANWDRFAGAGGTGGGTYQNVSQEDLQDILNSFFGNSSGGRAGGRSTGFSGFSGFNPFGGGAADYRTAQPTKGQDIEHPITITLEDAYYGKEIVLTVDGRRLNTKIPAGARTGSKIRLSGEGQPGVMGGASGDLYLIIDVAPHPQFEREGDDLITDVEVDAFTAMLGGKAEVRTMTGTGKLTIPPGTQSGQRFRLSGKGMPILRKKGHNGDLYARVVITVPINLTDDQKQQLEAIRNSLT from the coding sequence ATGCCAAAAGACTACTACAGCATTCTGGGGGTCAGTAAGAACGCCGACCAGAGTGAAATCAAACGCGCTTTCCGCAAAAAGGCCAAGCAGTATCATCCTGACGCGAACCCGGATGATCCACAGGCGGAAGATCGCTTCAAAGAATTGAATGAGGCCTATGAAGTGCTGAGCGACGAAACCAAACGCCAGCAGTATGACCAGTATGGGGCCAACTGGGATCGCTTCGCCGGGGCAGGTGGAACTGGCGGCGGCACCTATCAGAACGTCAGCCAGGAAGACCTGCAGGACATCCTGAACAGCTTCTTTGGGAATAGCAGTGGTGGCCGTGCGGGTGGTCGTTCTACAGGTTTTAGCGGCTTCAGCGGATTTAACCCGTTTGGGGGTGGTGCCGCTGATTACCGGACAGCCCAGCCCACAAAAGGCCAGGATATTGAGCATCCCATTACCATCACGCTGGAAGATGCTTACTATGGTAAGGAAATCGTGCTCACCGTCGATGGCCGCCGCCTGAACACCAAAATTCCGGCAGGCGCGCGTACAGGTAGCAAAATTCGCCTGAGCGGAGAAGGCCAGCCCGGTGTGATGGGTGGGGCCTCTGGTGATCTGTACTTGATTATTGATGTCGCGCCACATCCACAGTTTGAGCGCGAAGGCGACGACCTGATTACAGATGTCGAAGTCGATGCCTTTACCGCGATGCTGGGCGGCAAGGCCGAAGTGCGCACTATGACGGGCACCGGTAAGCTGACGATCCCGCCGGGTACGCAATCCGGTCAGCGCTTCCGTCTGTCTGGTAAAGGGATGCCGATCTTGCGCAAGAAGGGCCATAATGGCGATTTGTACGCGCGTGTGGTGATCACCGTGCCGATCAATCTCACAGATGACCAGAAACAGCAGCTAGAAGCAATCCGTAACAGCCTCACCTAG
- a CDS encoding DUF4139 domain-containing protein: MRQLSMRLPIRQFILTLVLVALVGVFGVSAQDDTPTDAPSDGVSVTVYNQGSALVQDRRTLSLPEGTSMINFTDVAAAIDATSVSFNSLTDPDGTVVLEQNYVYDLVNSEALLQRYLDETIVLTTEDGAVFTGQLLSGRSGEVILRNDAGEVTVISLGNVRDIQFPELPEGLITRPTLRWLVNSATGGDQQVELTYLTGGMSWTADYIVLLAQDESSIDLNGWVTLNNNSGTAYRDALLKLVAGDVNRIQPEVLERQTMEMAYAEAAPMADESVAQREFYEYQLYEINRPVTIGMNETKQVEFVTGADVPANTFYVYDSSPYFYGYSYFISDQYYGQTGITDVQNFIEFTTDEEGGLGADLPAGRVRVYQEDTDGAALLIGENNIDHTAEGEMVEFYLGNAFDLVGERTQVDFQIVSNSVVQETYEIKLRNRKDDETVEIRVPEHLFRWSNWEILDATAEYEKLNASTIEFRPQVAPGEEVTIRYTVRYTWPESQR; this comes from the coding sequence ATGCGTCAGTTATCTATGCGACTACCGATACGTCAATTTATTCTAACGCTCGTCCTTGTTGCGCTCGTCGGCGTCTTTGGCGTCAGCGCACAGGATGACACCCCGACTGATGCCCCCAGCGATGGGGTCTCCGTCACAGTTTACAACCAGGGGTCTGCCCTGGTGCAAGACCGCCGTACGCTGAGCCTACCTGAAGGCACATCAATGATTAACTTCACAGATGTCGCCGCGGCGATTGATGCCACTTCCGTCAGCTTTAACTCGCTGACAGATCCCGATGGCACCGTTGTTCTGGAACAGAATTATGTCTATGATCTGGTAAACAGCGAGGCACTGTTGCAGCGTTACCTGGATGAAACCATCGTCTTGACGACAGAAGATGGGGCCGTTTTCACCGGGCAGCTCCTCAGTGGGCGCAGCGGCGAGGTCATCCTGCGCAACGATGCTGGCGAAGTCACCGTCATCAGCCTGGGTAACGTACGTGATATTCAATTCCCGGAATTACCAGAAGGCCTGATTACACGCCCAACACTGCGCTGGCTCGTTAACAGTGCCACCGGTGGTGATCAACAAGTCGAACTCACATATCTGACAGGTGGCATGAGCTGGACAGCGGATTATATCGTGCTGCTGGCCCAGGATGAATCTTCTATCGACCTGAATGGCTGGGTGACACTGAATAATAACAGCGGGACTGCCTATCGCGATGCGCTGCTGAAGCTCGTCGCGGGCGACGTTAACCGCATTCAGCCAGAAGTTCTGGAACGGCAGACCATGGAAATGGCTTATGCAGAAGCAGCCCCCATGGCCGATGAAAGCGTTGCGCAGCGTGAATTTTATGAATATCAACTCTATGAAATCAATCGCCCTGTCACCATTGGCATGAACGAAACCAAGCAGGTTGAGTTCGTCACAGGGGCGGATGTGCCTGCCAACACCTTCTACGTCTATGATTCATCACCCTATTTTTATGGCTATAGCTACTTCATCAGTGACCAGTACTACGGCCAGACAGGCATCACCGATGTACAGAACTTCATCGAGTTCACTACAGATGAAGAAGGTGGCCTGGGCGCAGACCTACCCGCAGGTCGCGTACGCGTCTATCAGGAAGATACCGATGGCGCAGCCCTGCTGATTGGTGAGAATAACATCGACCACACAGCAGAAGGCGAAATGGTCGAGTTTTACCTGGGCAATGCCTTTGATCTGGTCGGTGAGCGCACACAGGTCGATTTCCAGATTGTGAGCAATTCCGTCGTCCAGGAGACGTATGAAATCAAGCTGCGTAACCGCAAAGACGACGAAACTGTAGAAATCCGCGTGCCGGAGCACCTGTTCCGCTGGAGCAACTGGGAAATCCTGGATGCCACGGCGGAATACGAAAAGCTCAACGCCTCAACGATTGAGTTCCGTCCGCAGGTGGCCCCTGGGGAAGAAGTCACTATTCGCTACACTGTTCGCTATACCTGGCCTGAGAGCCAGCGGTAG
- a CDS encoding FG-GAP repeat protein has product MRLFVVTAMLLLLTLPSLAQSDEPPTPQGAPFVHRNSIYTALTYHQPTGNRLVSGAGTFPNVTSLDYPLPGVPLWLLAVPEDPLLWHVILQDGTHWRLSDVVEQTGRMASAAPPTTTTSFALMPSPPDMAPYTHPVQLGERLLYVTDSGDLALLAGDVLLDRLALNIQPDARLSVNAVGQVALYAQATNQRYVHGIMGDDLEGTVLMVVAVVDDVLQVVAHIDLSGDHIYEGLSPMWADVDGDGVEDLITTVSNGHDGARNRVYFFDGTTILREVDGPIIGQPNRWQHQIAWGPFGVDGESLLVDVLTPHIGGIVRFHRYTGDALEVIASIGGHTSHVINTRNLDMAVAGDFNSDGVLEIALPTQDRTRIEGIQLTAEGAQVVWSLLVDGVVTSNLAAISANGRSLALAVGTEDGRIRVWLSQ; this is encoded by the coding sequence ATGCGCCTGTTTGTTGTGACGGCCATGCTGTTGTTGCTCACATTACCGTCCCTGGCTCAATCCGATGAACCCCCCACGCCCCAAGGAGCGCCTTTCGTGCATCGCAATAGCATTTATACGGCCCTGACGTATCATCAGCCTACAGGCAATCGTCTCGTAAGCGGGGCCGGGACCTTCCCCAATGTGACAAGTCTGGATTATCCATTACCAGGTGTGCCCTTGTGGCTGCTGGCTGTGCCGGAAGATCCGCTGCTGTGGCATGTCATTTTGCAAGATGGTACGCACTGGCGTTTGAGCGATGTTGTCGAGCAGACAGGGCGCATGGCATCCGCGGCGCCACCAACCACGACGACGAGCTTTGCATTGATGCCGTCCCCGCCTGATATGGCACCCTATACGCATCCTGTTCAGCTTGGAGAACGCTTGCTTTACGTCACCGATTCGGGCGATCTGGCTCTGCTGGCTGGTGATGTCCTGCTGGATCGGCTGGCGCTGAATATCCAGCCGGATGCACGTCTTAGTGTGAATGCTGTTGGGCAGGTCGCCCTATATGCCCAGGCCACGAATCAGCGTTATGTGCATGGCATCATGGGCGATGACCTGGAAGGTACGGTGCTAATGGTGGTCGCCGTTGTCGATGATGTGCTGCAAGTTGTGGCGCATATCGATTTATCCGGCGATCATATCTATGAAGGGCTTTCGCCAATGTGGGCCGATGTGGATGGTGATGGCGTTGAGGACCTCATCACAACCGTGAGCAATGGGCATGATGGCGCGCGTAATCGTGTTTATTTCTTCGACGGTACGACGATTCTCCGTGAGGTTGATGGCCCGATTATTGGTCAACCCAATCGCTGGCAGCATCAAATTGCCTGGGGACCATTTGGCGTTGATGGAGAATCGCTCCTGGTGGATGTGCTGACGCCGCACATCGGCGGTATCGTGCGATTCCATCGCTATACGGGGGATGCGTTGGAAGTGATCGCCAGCATCGGCGGGCACACGTCGCATGTGATCAATACGCGCAACCTGGATATGGCTGTCGCTGGTGATTTTAATAGTGATGGCGTGCTAGAAATCGCTTTGCCGACGCAGGACCGCACCCGCATCGAGGGCATTCAATTGACGGCGGAAGGGGCCCAGGTGGTTTGGTCGCTGCTAGTCGATGGTGTTGTAACCAGCAACCTCGCAGCTATCAGCGCGAATGGTCGCTCGCTTGCGCTTGCTGTCGGCACTGAAGATGGACGTATACGGGTGTGGCTGAGCCAGTAA
- a CDS encoding arsinothricin resistance N-acetyltransferase ArsN1 family B — protein MTVHMRMACMDDATQIQAIYAPIVAETIISFEQVVPTVEEIAERIQKAIDRYPWLVCTQDGVIMGYVYGSTHRARAAYQWSVDVSVYVHSAYRRRGIARALYTALFSMLATQGYYNAYAGIALPNAGSVGIHEAMGFVPVGVYKEVGYKLGAWHDVGWWQLAIQPKAGEPQTPVPITDLIDSPHWDNAIDMGMAHLKDLI, from the coding sequence ATGACGGTCCATATGCGTATGGCATGTATGGATGACGCAACACAAATCCAGGCGATTTATGCGCCGATTGTCGCTGAGACGATTATTTCATTCGAGCAAGTCGTCCCCACCGTGGAAGAAATAGCCGAGCGCATCCAAAAAGCCATTGATCGCTATCCCTGGCTCGTCTGCACCCAGGATGGCGTTATCATGGGCTATGTTTACGGCAGCACGCATCGCGCCCGCGCCGCTTATCAGTGGTCCGTTGATGTTTCCGTTTATGTTCACAGTGCCTATCGACGGCGTGGCATCGCCCGCGCGCTTTATACGGCACTGTTCTCAATGTTAGCCACACAGGGTTATTACAATGCATATGCCGGTATCGCCCTACCCAATGCGGGCAGCGTCGGCATCCACGAAGCAATGGGCTTTGTGCCAGTCGGCGTCTATAAAGAAGTCGGCTATAAGCTGGGCGCGTGGCATGATGTCGGCTGGTGGCAGCTCGCAATCCAACCCAAGGCAGGCGAGCCTCAAACGCCTGTGCCCATCACCGATTTGATTGATTCCCCGCATTGGGATAACGCCATCGACATGGGCATGGCACACCTCAAAGACCTGATTTAG
- a CDS encoding response regulator transcription factor codes for MKKSKVLIVEDDETVSGLMSEFLGKLGYDVTVFGDAPEALDHVKQRGLPHIVLIDLGLPSMHGFELANRFKAMADVPIIFVTSAGDTDTIVQGLKKYAEDFIVKPFELRELEARVHVVLSRMPSLDYASEPVVRVDDLLNIDFAHNRIVLNGKSIGLTPTESILLHVLLRNAGRVVENRMLIARVWPSEEVFEDTLRVHMHRLRRKLEADSHHPHYIRTERGVGYMFTMRPPELFGEEA; via the coding sequence ATGAAGAAATCCAAAGTCCTTATTGTCGAGGATGATGAGACCGTAAGCGGTTTAATGTCAGAATTCTTGGGAAAACTGGGATACGACGTGACGGTATTCGGTGATGCGCCGGAAGCCCTGGATCATGTTAAGCAGCGCGGTCTGCCACATATTGTGCTCATCGATTTGGGCCTACCAAGTATGCATGGTTTTGAATTAGCAAACCGATTCAAGGCTATGGCTGATGTACCGATTATCTTCGTCACATCAGCAGGCGATACGGATACCATCGTCCAGGGGCTGAAGAAATACGCTGAAGATTTCATTGTGAAGCCATTTGAACTGCGCGAGCTCGAAGCCAGGGTCCACGTTGTTCTCAGCCGGATGCCCAGCCTAGATTATGCCAGTGAGCCAGTCGTCCGGGTTGATGATTTGCTGAATATCGACTTCGCCCATAACCGCATTGTTCTGAATGGCAAGAGTATTGGTCTGACGCCAACGGAATCTATTTTGCTGCATGTGCTGCTGCGCAATGCCGGACGTGTCGTCGAAAATCGTATGTTAATCGCACGTGTATGGCCTTCTGAAGAAGTCTTTGAGGATACGCTGCGCGTCCATATGCACCGCTTGCGCCGCAAGCTAGAGGCAGATAGCCACCATCCTCATTACATCCGCACAGAGCGCGGCGTGGGCTATATGTTCACGATGCGCCCACCGGAGTTATTCGGGGAAGAAGCCTAA